The Allocatelliglobosispora scoriae genome contains a region encoding:
- a CDS encoding tyrosine-protein kinase domain-containing protein, translating into MDVMRPPSLDISDYLGMARRHWWIVALTVSAGIGGASALTSHLPKEYVSVTSVLVQPAGGDANAVGGRTRGEINLDTEAQLLQSTAVANGAAELLRIKTDARELAARVDVEVPPNSTVLQIKFAAPTPTEAQAGSHAFAESYLRNRDANAKFELTRQITSLTAKVKQLNGQLGTINARLDETAKSTPTQETLETQRSTVLTQLNQLTGQLNQLTTATVSAGRIISDAGLPNRSVKPDVMINLATGAMAGLLGGLGLAALRQRLDRRCRRRSDVSRRADVPVLAEIPGKARLRFDDIFAPNDLGGRTFNRLRNEVLAALTQGGGERAPQGAPGSAAPGDGRSGARVLVVTGASRGTASTVVASNLAAALARTGSDVILVGARQPESMVGLAPLARLVGVAPTPGLSDVITGRCSLDTAIQRAPRLPSLRVLPTGGTASAGGVLQSQTLRDTMAALRARCEFVVIEAPSTASGADAQSLAGVADAAIIAVELRRTTYPQVRDAADQLHRVGTPVLGAVLTPKLKPVAELPPVPPSIDTVMLAKLDAETLAALDAEHGFTAPHQETAPDQETASHHESDTTEHAAQQEGAEVK; encoded by the coding sequence ATGGATGTCATGCGCCCCCCGTCGCTCGACATCTCCGATTACCTAGGGATGGCCCGGCGGCACTGGTGGATCGTCGCCCTCACCGTCTCAGCGGGAATCGGCGGCGCTTCGGCACTCACGTCCCACCTGCCGAAGGAGTACGTCTCGGTCACCTCGGTGCTGGTCCAGCCCGCGGGCGGCGATGCCAACGCGGTCGGCGGCCGGACCCGCGGCGAGATCAACCTGGACACCGAGGCACAGCTGCTCCAGTCGACCGCCGTTGCCAACGGCGCCGCCGAACTGCTGCGGATCAAGACCGACGCCCGGGAGCTCGCCGCGCGCGTCGACGTCGAGGTGCCGCCGAACTCGACGGTCCTGCAGATCAAGTTCGCCGCGCCGACCCCGACGGAGGCGCAGGCCGGCTCGCACGCCTTCGCCGAGTCCTACCTGCGCAACCGCGACGCCAACGCCAAGTTCGAGCTGACGCGGCAGATCACCTCGCTCACCGCGAAGGTCAAGCAGCTCAACGGCCAGCTCGGCACGATCAATGCCAGGCTCGACGAGACGGCGAAGAGCACCCCCACCCAGGAGACGCTGGAGACGCAGCGCAGCACCGTCCTGACGCAGCTCAACCAGCTCACCGGCCAGCTCAACCAGCTCACCACCGCGACGGTGAGCGCGGGCCGGATCATCAGCGACGCCGGCCTGCCCAACCGCTCGGTCAAGCCCGACGTGATGATCAATCTGGCCACGGGGGCGATGGCCGGCCTGCTCGGCGGGCTCGGGCTCGCCGCGCTGCGCCAGCGCCTCGACCGACGGTGCCGCCGCCGCAGCGATGTGAGCCGCCGGGCCGACGTTCCGGTCCTCGCCGAGATCCCGGGCAAGGCGCGACTCCGCTTCGACGACATCTTCGCCCCCAACGACCTCGGCGGACGGACGTTCAACCGGCTCCGCAACGAGGTGCTGGCGGCGCTGACGCAGGGAGGGGGCGAGCGAGCCCCGCAGGGCGCGCCGGGAAGCGCTGCTCCCGGCGACGGCAGGAGCGGTGCTCGGGTCCTGGTCGTCACCGGTGCCAGCCGGGGCACCGCCTCCACCGTGGTCGCGAGCAACCTCGCCGCCGCACTCGCCCGGACCGGCAGTGACGTCATCCTCGTCGGCGCGCGCCAGCCGGAGAGCATGGTCGGCCTCGCGCCGCTCGCCCGGCTCGTCGGTGTCGCGCCCACGCCCGGCCTCTCCGACGTGATCACCGGTCGCTGCTCGCTCGACACCGCGATCCAGCGGGCGCCGCGGCTCCCCTCCCTGCGCGTGCTGCCGACCGGCGGCACCGCCAGCGCGGGCGGGGTGCTCCAGTCGCAGACCCTGCGGGACACGATGGCCGCGCTGCGCGCACGCTGCGAGTTCGTCGTCATCGAGGCGCCGTCCACCGCGAGCGGCGCCGACGCGCAGAGCCTCGCCGGGGTCGCCGACGCGGCGATCATCGCGGTCGAGTTGCGCCGCACCACCTATCCGCAGGTACGCGATGCGGCCGACCAGCTGCACCGCGTCGGCACCCCGGTCCTCGGTGCCGTGCTCACCCCGAAGTTGAAGCCCGTCGCGGAGCTCCCGCCGGTGCCGCCGTCGATCGACACCGTGATGCTCGCGAAGCTGGAC